In bacterium, the following proteins share a genomic window:
- a CDS encoding decaprenyl-phosphate phosphoribosyltransferase, which translates to MKRTLLLLQAMRPKQWTKNVLLFGGIAFSKHLFEADLFARSFLGFLVFCVLSGFVYVVNDVTDIEEDKKHPEKRHRPIASGALSPSFAILAASVLAAIALVVSFWLSAGFGIVSALYLAVMMAYSYILKHIVLLDIMTISAGFVIRALAGAIVIRVEFSSWLIACTIFLSLFLAIAKRRHELVSLGDNAAAHRFILKEYTPQLLDQMISIVTAATIMAYSLYTVSPEIAKKFGTRYLFITIPFVLYGLFRYLYIVYRKEMGGSPAQILLEDTPLIIDILLWIVCILALVYWPGPHPL; encoded by the coding sequence ATGAAAAGAACCCTGTTATTGCTCCAAGCGATGCGGCCCAAGCAATGGACCAAGAACGTTCTCCTGTTCGGCGGCATCGCCTTCTCAAAGCATCTCTTCGAGGCGGACTTGTTCGCGAGGTCTTTTCTTGGGTTTCTGGTCTTCTGCGTCCTTTCCGGGTTTGTCTATGTCGTAAATGACGTTACCGACATCGAGGAAGATAAGAAACACCCCGAGAAGCGGCATCGTCCGATCGCCTCGGGAGCGCTCTCCCCATCATTCGCTATCCTCGCGGCCTCAGTCCTCGCCGCAATTGCGCTGGTTGTCAGTTTCTGGCTCTCAGCCGGTTTCGGGATTGTCTCAGCTCTGTATCTCGCGGTGATGATGGCCTATTCATACATCCTGAAGCACATCGTCCTGCTGGACATCATGACCATCTCCGCTGGCTTCGTTATCCGCGCTCTGGCCGGCGCCATCGTCATTCGTGTTGAGTTCTCCAGCTGGCTCATTGCCTGCACGATTTTTCTTTCGCTTTTCCTTGCGATCGCCAAGCGCCGCCACGAGCTCGTGAGCCTCGGAGACAACGCGGCGGCCCACCGTTTCATCCTTAAGGAATACACGCCTCAGCTGCTTGACCAGATGATCAGCATCGTTACCGCTGCGACGATTATGGCTTACTCGCTTTACACGGTCTCGCCCGAGATCGCGAAGAAGTTCGGGACGAGATATCTTTTCATCACGATACCTTTCGTCCTTTACGGCCTTTTCCGCTATCTTTATATCGTCTATCGCAAGGAGATGGGTGGCAGCCCGGCTCAGATTCTCCTCGAGGACACGCCGCTGATAATCGACATCTTGCTCTGGATAGTCTGCATCTTAGCGCTAGTCTATTGGCCTGGCCCGCATCCTCTTTAG
- a CDS encoding HAD family hydrolase, producing MRSKLRISELKVVFFDLDGTLTDYEASVDYATTKLWERIEDVCPLDLYSFLRAQWDFLAELEEKDAKGEIPRTLLKDRRARTEQFLRSLGPGLVERFEDVGEVYTRYRQESLTLYPGTVEVLADLGRRYALGVITEGDGQMQRTQLKEAGLVDFDYVVISDEVDIHKPDSTLYRRACEMAGVLPRQAALVGDRIDWDIVPAAKIGMLTVLCRQQRHYRKHEVDIGQADYTIGNIKELLAILK from the coding sequence GTGCGCAGCAAGTTGCGGATATCTGAATTGAAGGTGGTATTCTTTGACCTCGACGGGACGCTAACTGATTACGAGGCGTCGGTCGATTATGCGACCACTAAGTTGTGGGAGAGGATAGAAGATGTATGTCCCTTGGACCTTTATAGCTTCCTGCGTGCTCAGTGGGATTTCTTGGCCGAGCTAGAGGAGAAGGACGCAAAGGGGGAGATCCCGCGGACGCTTCTCAAGGACCGGAGGGCGAGAACCGAGCAGTTCTTGAGGAGCCTGGGGCCGGGGCTCGTCGAGCGTTTTGAGGATGTGGGCGAGGTTTACACGCGTTATAGGCAGGAGAGCCTCACGCTCTATCCGGGAACCGTGGAGGTGCTGGCCGACCTCGGAAGGCGATACGCCCTCGGCGTCATCACGGAGGGCGACGGACAGATGCAGAGAACCCAGCTTAAGGAGGCGGGCCTGGTCGATTTCGACTATGTTGTCATCTCCGACGAGGTTGACATTCACAAGCCTGACAGCACTTTATACCGCAGGGCCTGCGAGATGGCTGGGGTCTTGCCTCGTCAAGCGGCGCTTGTCGGCGACAGGATTGACTGGGACATCGTGCCGGCGGCAAAGATCGGGATGCTAACGGTCCTGTGCCGTCAGCAGAGGCACTATCGAAAGCACGAGGTGGACATCGGGCAGGCTGATTATACAATAGGGAACATCAAGGAGCTGCTGGCGATACTCAAGTGA